From one Cyanobacterium stanieri PCC 7202 genomic stretch:
- a CDS encoding Hsp33 protein (PFAM: Hsp33 protein~COGs: COG1281 Disulfide bond chaperones of the HSP33 family~InterPro IPR000397~KEGG: cyc:PCC7424_5185 HSP33-like chaperonin~PFAM: Hsp33 protein~SPTR: 33 kDa chaperonin) encodes MADQLIRATAADGGIRAVGVITTKSVQVAKDRHKLSYVATAALGRAMSSGLLLASNMKQEGSRVNIKIKGNGPLGGILVDAGLDGTVRGYVANPSVELPPNAIGKLDVGRAVGKEGFLYVIKDVGYGYPYSSTVELVSGEVGEDIANYLVNSEQTASALLVGVFVGKEGVTASGGILLQVLPKASHDESLISALEERVSKLKGFTPLLRQGKSLNDIFNDLLGDFGLHIFPEVQMVRFNCSCSFDRMLGALKMLGVDELEDMIVTDGGAEATCHFCNEVYHASPQDLQEIIEDIKAQ; translated from the coding sequence ATGGCAGATCAATTAATTAGAGCAACCGCCGCCGATGGCGGTATTCGTGCAGTAGGAGTAATTACCACCAAAAGCGTACAAGTAGCCAAAGATAGACACAAACTTTCCTATGTTGCCACCGCCGCCCTTGGTAGGGCAATGTCTTCAGGACTATTGTTAGCTTCTAACATGAAACAAGAAGGCTCAAGGGTAAATATAAAAATTAAAGGAAATGGACCATTAGGAGGAATTTTAGTTGATGCAGGTTTAGATGGCACCGTCAGAGGTTATGTTGCGAATCCTTCCGTGGAGTTACCCCCCAATGCCATTGGTAAATTAGATGTTGGTAGGGCTGTTGGTAAAGAAGGTTTTTTGTATGTCATTAAAGACGTAGGTTACGGTTATCCTTATTCTAGTACCGTTGAGCTAGTTTCTGGAGAAGTAGGGGAAGATATAGCCAACTATCTTGTTAATTCAGAACAAACAGCATCAGCCTTATTGGTGGGAGTATTCGTTGGCAAAGAAGGTGTTACCGCTTCTGGAGGTATATTACTACAGGTATTACCCAAAGCCTCCCATGATGAAAGTCTAATTTCTGCCCTTGAAGAGCGAGTAAGTAAATTAAAAGGTTTTACCCCCTTACTCAGGCAGGGCAAAAGTTTGAATGATATATTTAATGACTTGTTAGGGGATTTTGGTTTACATATTTTTCCCGAAGTACAGATGGTTAGATTTAATTGTAGTTGCTCTTTTGACCGTATGTTAGGGGCTTTAAAAATGTTGGGGGTAGATGAGTTAGAGGATATGATTGTTACCGATGGTGGTGCCGAAGCTACTTGCCATTTTTGTAACGAAGTTTATCATGCTAGTCCTCAAGATTTACAAGAAATTATTGAAGACATTAAAGCACAATAA
- a CDS encoding glutamate synthase (ferredoxin) (PFAM: Conserved region in glutamate synthase; GXGXG motif; Glutamate synthase central domain; Glutamine amidotransferases class-II~COGs: COG0069 Glutamate synthase domain 2~InterProIPR017932:IPR000583:IPR006982:IPR002932:IPR 002489~KEGG: cyp:PCC8801_3730 glutamate synthase (ferredoxin)~PFAM: ferredoxin-dependent glutamate synthase; glutamine amidotransferase class-II; glutamate synthase; glutamate synthase alpha subunit domain protein~PRIAM: Glutamate synthase (ferredoxin)~SPTR: Glutamate synthase (Ferredoxin)), translating to MNDYSNNNLTPFQGQPWLVKERDACGVGFIAYQDNRKSHKLVKDALKGLACMEHRGGCGADRQTGDGSGILTGIPVEIFETWFSENNIEMPPFEEWGVGMVFLPQDEQEAQEGRKFVEEMVEVENLKTLGWRTVPVNSDVLGEQAKANQPRIEQIIVTSGAKHYKGDELDRRLYVARSRVGKKLSDNFYICSFSCRTIVYKGLVQGDVLEKFYADLSNPAYESRFAVYHRRFSTNTVPKWPFAQPMRVLGHNGEINTLIGNINWMSVREANLELPGWTKEEFDGVTPIVNMDNSDSYNLDSSLELLVRTGRSIPEALMILVPEAYENQPELEKYPEILDFYHYYAGLKEPWDGPALLAFSEGKTVGACLDRNGLRPARYAITKDGYVVVGSEAGVVDLDESEIIEKGKLGPGQMIVVDLENNKLLKNWEIKQEIASQKPYGQWLKEYRLHLDRKAFETADGSPLTPLDKGGTELVQLQTAFGYTQEDVEMIITAMARDGKEPTFCMGDDIPLAVLSDKPRLLYDYFKQRFAQVTNPPIDPLRENLVMSLEMHLGERGNLLHIEPKNAHTLVIDSPVLSESDLEFIKNSDLATVELSTLFPISDGPDGLKSALERLCDQATEAVNEGHQVIVLSDRSPLNKGGNDQNKGDLGGSVSDDTSYIPPLLAVGAVHQHLIKAGLRLKTSLVVDTAQCWSTHHYACLVGFGASAVCPYLTLQTVSSWWHDSKTQKLMDNEKIEKISEVEALNRYRKSVEAGLFKILSKMGISLLASYHGAQIFECIGLGADVIELAFKGTTSRVGGLNLAEVANEVISFHQKAFPELQAKKLENYGYINYKKGGEYHMNSPEMAKTLHKAVSAYGSQEGYDHYEWYRKYLEERPVTALRDLLEFKSDRDSISIDDVESVESIVKRFCTGGMSLGALSQEAHETLAIAMNRIGGKSNSGEGGEDPNRYNIIDEVDAEGKSSLFPHLHGLQKGDRAASAIKQIASGRFGVTPAYLMSGEQLEIKMAQGAKPGEGGQLPGKKVSEYIAMLRRSKPGVTLISPPPHHDIYSIEDLAQLIHDLHQINPTAKVSVKLVAEIGIGTIAAGVAKANADVIQISGHDGGTGASPLSSIKHAGCPWELGVTEVHRTLLENQLRDRVLLRADGGLKTGWDIIMAALMGAEEYGFGSIAMIAEGCIMARVCHTNQCPVGVATQQERLRKRFSGVPGDVVNFFYFVAEEVRSILAKLGYRSLNEVIGRGDLLTYRQSAQLTKTKALVLDCLTNLPDTKTNRDWLNHGDTHTNGNVLDDEILADNAITDAINNHGTLTKEIKIINTDRSVGARIAGVIAKQHGDYGFEGQLNLNFKGASGQSFGAFNIKGMNIHLEGEANDYVGKGINGGEIVIVPPSNITFEAADNVILGNTCLYGATGGELYANGRAGERFGVRNSKATAVIEGAGDHCCEYMTGGLIVVLGSVGRNVGAGMTGGLGYFLDEEGNFEAKVNPEIVTIQRISSPEGEAQLKELITNHVEKTGSKKGQLILDNWSEYLPKFWQVVPPSEAENPEVKAQKELTQV from the coding sequence ATGAACGACTACAGTAATAACAATTTAACACCATTTCAAGGACAACCTTGGCTAGTAAAAGAAAGAGATGCTTGTGGTGTAGGTTTTATCGCCTACCAAGACAATCGCAAATCCCATAAATTGGTAAAAGATGCGTTAAAAGGTTTAGCCTGTATGGAACACAGGGGAGGATGTGGTGCTGATAGACAGACAGGCGATGGTTCAGGTATTTTAACAGGGATTCCCGTAGAAATTTTTGAGACATGGTTTAGCGAAAATAATATTGAAATGCCCCCCTTTGAAGAGTGGGGGGTGGGAATGGTCTTTTTACCCCAAGATGAACAAGAAGCACAAGAAGGGCGTAAATTTGTAGAAGAAATGGTGGAGGTAGAAAACCTCAAAACCCTTGGATGGCGTACTGTTCCTGTAAATTCCGATGTTTTAGGAGAACAAGCAAAAGCCAATCAACCCCGCATCGAACAAATTATAGTTACTTCTGGGGCAAAACATTACAAAGGGGATGAATTAGATCGTCGTTTATACGTTGCTCGTTCCCGTGTTGGTAAGAAATTAAGCGATAATTTTTATATTTGTTCTTTCTCTTGTCGTACCATCGTTTATAAAGGTTTGGTACAGGGAGATGTATTAGAAAAATTCTATGCAGATTTAAGTAACCCCGCTTACGAAAGCCGTTTTGCGGTATATCATCGTCGTTTTAGTACCAACACTGTCCCCAAATGGCCTTTTGCCCAACCCATGCGGGTATTAGGACACAATGGAGAAATCAATACCCTCATCGGTAATATTAACTGGATGAGTGTGAGGGAAGCAAATCTGGAGTTACCCGGTTGGACAAAGGAAGAGTTTGACGGTGTTACCCCCATTGTAAATATGGATAACAGTGACTCCTACAACCTAGATAGTTCTTTGGAGTTGTTGGTACGTACAGGGCGTAGTATTCCCGAGGCTTTGATGATTCTAGTACCTGAAGCCTACGAAAATCAACCTGAACTAGAAAAATATCCCGAAATTCTTGACTTTTATCATTACTATGCAGGGTTAAAAGAGCCTTGGGATGGTCCTGCATTATTGGCGTTTAGTGAAGGTAAAACCGTTGGGGCTTGTTTAGATCGTAATGGTTTACGTCCTGCCCGTTATGCTATCACCAAAGATGGTTATGTGGTGGTCGGTTCCGAGGCAGGGGTGGTAGATTTGGATGAATCAGAAATTATTGAAAAAGGAAAACTCGGCCCTGGTCAGATGATCGTGGTAGATTTAGAAAATAATAAACTGCTCAAAAACTGGGAAATCAAACAGGAAATTGCTTCCCAAAAACCCTATGGGCAATGGTTGAAAGAGTATCGCTTACACCTTGATAGAAAAGCATTTGAAACCGCTGATGGATCCCCCCTAACCCCCCTTGATAAGGGGGGAACTGAGCTGGTACAGTTACAGACTGCTTTTGGTTATACCCAAGAGGATGTAGAAATGATCATCACTGCCATGGCGAGAGATGGTAAAGAGCCTACTTTCTGTATGGGTGACGATATTCCTTTGGCGGTGTTGTCTGATAAACCTCGTTTGTTGTATGACTATTTTAAACAGCGTTTTGCCCAAGTAACCAATCCTCCCATTGATCCTTTACGGGAAAACTTGGTTATGTCTTTGGAGATGCACCTGGGGGAAAGGGGAAATTTATTACACATTGAGCCGAAAAATGCCCATACTTTGGTCATTGATTCCCCTGTGTTGTCTGAGTCAGATTTAGAATTTATTAAAAATTCTGATCTTGCTACCGTGGAGCTATCTACTCTTTTCCCCATTAGTGATGGTCCTGACGGTTTGAAATCTGCTTTAGAAAGATTATGTGATCAAGCTACTGAGGCGGTGAATGAAGGTCATCAGGTCATTGTACTAAGTGATAGATCCCCCCTTAATAAGGGGGGGAACGATCAAAATAAAGGGGATTTAGGGGGATCAGTTTCTGACGACACTTCTTACATTCCCCCTCTCCTTGCGGTGGGTGCAGTGCATCAGCACCTTATCAAGGCAGGATTACGCCTAAAAACCTCTTTGGTGGTAGATACTGCCCAATGTTGGAGTACCCACCATTACGCTTGTTTGGTTGGTTTTGGAGCTTCTGCGGTATGTCCTTACCTTACCTTACAAACGGTTTCTAGTTGGTGGCATGACAGCAAAACTCAGAAGTTGATGGACAATGAAAAAATCGAAAAAATTTCTGAAGTTGAAGCGCTTAACCGCTACCGTAAATCCGTTGAGGCTGGATTGTTCAAAATCCTTTCTAAGATGGGAATTTCTCTCCTTGCTTCCTACCATGGTGCTCAGATTTTTGAGTGTATTGGTTTGGGTGCGGATGTCATTGAATTGGCGTTTAAGGGTACCACTAGCCGTGTGGGTGGTTTAAACCTTGCGGAGGTAGCTAATGAGGTGATTTCTTTCCATCAAAAAGCCTTCCCTGAGTTACAAGCCAAGAAGTTGGAAAACTACGGTTATATCAACTACAAGAAGGGTGGTGAGTATCACATGAACTCCCCTGAAATGGCGAAAACTTTACATAAGGCGGTATCTGCCTATGGTAGCCAAGAGGGTTATGATCATTATGAGTGGTATCGCAAGTATCTTGAAGAGCGCCCTGTAACTGCTTTACGGGATTTACTAGAGTTTAAGTCTGACCGAGATTCTATCTCTATTGATGATGTGGAGTCCGTGGAGAGCATCGTTAAGCGTTTTTGTACAGGGGGTATGTCCTTGGGTGCATTGAGCCAAGAAGCCCACGAAACCCTTGCCATAGCGATGAACCGTATCGGTGGAAAATCCAACTCTGGGGAAGGAGGAGAAGATCCTAACCGTTATAACATTATTGATGAAGTGGATGCAGAGGGTAAAAGTAGTTTATTCCCCCATCTCCATGGTTTGCAGAAGGGCGATCGCGCCGCATCTGCTATCAAACAAATTGCCTCTGGTCGTTTTGGCGTTACCCCTGCATATTTAATGAGTGGTGAACAGCTAGAAATCAAGATGGCACAGGGTGCAAAACCGGGAGAAGGTGGACAGTTACCTGGGAAAAAGGTGAGTGAATATATTGCCATGTTACGCCGTTCCAAGCCCGGTGTTACCCTCATTTCTCCTCCTCCTCACCACGATATTTACTCTATTGAGGATTTAGCCCAGTTAATCCATGATTTACACCAAATCAACCCCACCGCCAAGGTTTCCGTCAAATTGGTAGCCGAAATCGGTATCGGTACCATTGCCGCTGGGGTAGCCAAAGCCAACGCTGACGTGATCCAAATTTCTGGTCATGATGGTGGTACTGGCGCATCTCCCCTAAGCTCCATCAAACACGCTGGATGCCCTTGGGAATTGGGCGTTACCGAAGTACACCGCACCCTCTTGGAAAATCAACTGCGCGATCGCGTCCTACTCCGTGCTGATGGTGGTTTAAAAACAGGTTGGGATATTATTATGGCGGCCTTAATGGGTGCTGAGGAATATGGTTTTGGTAGTATTGCTATGATTGCCGAAGGTTGCATTATGGCGCGTGTCTGCCACACCAACCAATGCCCTGTGGGGGTTGCCACCCAACAGGAAAGACTCCGCAAACGTTTCTCTGGAGTACCGGGTGACGTGGTTAACTTCTTTTATTTTGTTGCCGAAGAGGTACGCTCTATCCTTGCTAAACTAGGCTATCGCAGTTTAAACGAAGTCATTGGACGGGGTGACTTATTAACCTATCGTCAATCTGCCCAACTTACTAAAACCAAGGCTTTGGTGTTGGATTGTTTAACCAATCTTCCTGATACCAAAACTAACCGTGACTGGTTAAACCATGGTGATACCCACACCAACGGTAATGTATTAGATGACGAAATTCTCGCTGATAATGCCATTACGGATGCTATTAACAACCATGGCACCCTCACCAAAGAGATTAAAATCATTAATACCGATCGCTCCGTAGGTGCTAGAATTGCTGGGGTAATTGCTAAACAACACGGTGACTATGGTTTTGAAGGACAGTTAAACCTCAACTTCAAAGGTGCTTCTGGACAAAGTTTTGGGGCTTTCAACATTAAAGGGATGAACATTCACCTCGAAGGGGAAGCCAACGACTATGTGGGTAAAGGTATCAACGGCGGAGAAATCGTCATCGTACCTCCTAGCAATATCACCTTTGAAGCAGCCGATAACGTCATCCTCGGTAATACCTGTTTATATGGTGCCACTGGTGGTGAATTGTATGCCAATGGACGGGCTGGGGAACGTTTTGGGGTGCGTAACTCTAAGGCAACCGCCGTTATTGAGGGTGCAGGAGATCACTGTTGTGAATACATGACAGGGGGTTTAATCGTTGTCCTCGGTAGTGTTGGACGTAATGTGGGCGCTGGTATGACTGGCGGTTTAGGTTACTTCCTTGATGAAGAGGGTAATTTTGAGGCAAAAGTTAACCCTGAAATTGTCACTATTCAGCGCATTTCTAGTCCTGAAGGGGAGGCTCAATTAAAAGAGTTGATTACTAATCATGTCGAGAAAACTGGTAGTAAAAAAGGTCAATTAATCCTTGATAATTGGTCAGAATATCTACCTAAATTCTGGCAGGTTGTACCTCCTTCGGAAGCAGAAAATCCTGAAGTGAAAGCTCAAAAAGAATTAACCCAGGTGTAA
- a CDS encoding transcriptional regulator, PadR family (PFAM: Transcriptional regulator PadR-like family~COGs: COG1695 transcriptional regulator protein~InterPro IPR005149~KEGG: cyc:PCC7424_1163 transcriptional regulator, PadR-like family~PFAM: transcriptional regulator PadR family protein~SPTR: Transcriptional regulator, PadR-like family) produces MLELATLGLLQKEPLHGYLLKKQMELFMSGCISVNYGAIYPLLKRLLDRGLIVEEEDNNNNRKIYDITPAGRERWLEKMLEHPHESWVNARSRFMIKFCFFSYLKPSQRLQLIEHRLKVCQLKLNDEDLQIIYDDPFQASALERYKLEIQQEIDWLIQQTEFIP; encoded by the coding sequence ATGTTAGAGTTAGCAACTTTAGGTTTGTTACAAAAAGAGCCATTACACGGCTATTTATTAAAAAAACAGATGGAATTATTTATGAGTGGCTGTATTAGCGTTAATTATGGGGCAATTTACCCTTTATTAAAGCGATTATTAGATAGAGGGCTAATAGTAGAAGAAGAAGATAATAACAACAATCGTAAAATTTATGATATTACCCCCGCAGGAAGAGAAAGATGGTTAGAGAAAATGTTGGAACATCCCCACGAAAGTTGGGTTAATGCTCGTTCTCGTTTTATGATTAAATTCTGCTTTTTTAGTTATCTAAAACCTAGCCAAAGATTACAACTGATAGAACATCGCCTAAAAGTATGTCAGTTAAAATTAAACGATGAAGACTTACAAATAATATATGATGATCCCTTTCAAGCATCGGCTTTAGAACGTTATAAATTAGAAATTCAACAGGAAATTGACTGGCTAATTCAACAAACAGAATTTATCCCTTAA
- a CDS encoding Uncharacterized protein family UPF0102 (PFAM: Uncharacterised protein family UPF0102~TIGRFAM: TIGR00252 family protein~COGs: COG0792 endonuclease distantly related to Holliday junction resolvase~InterPro IPR003509~KEGG: cyc:PCC7424_1324 protein of unknown function UPF0102~PFAM: Uncharacterised protein family UPF0102~SPTR: UPF0102 protein PCC7424_1324) has translation MTKIGELGEEVVALWLTQQHYRILYHRWHCRWGEIDLIALDEKINQLVFIEVKTRQPKNWDHDGLDMVNVGKQKKINITAQVFLSQHPPWQNYSCRFDLILVTYISRKNNYLQDTFKVLNHDQIMDKNHVFTIKKHLKNII, from the coding sequence ATGACAAAAATAGGGGAACTAGGGGAAGAAGTCGTCGCCCTTTGGTTAACACAACAACATTATAGAATCTTGTATCATCGATGGCATTGTCGATGGGGAGAGATAGATTTAATCGCCCTCGATGAAAAGATTAATCAATTGGTATTTATTGAGGTTAAAACCCGTCAACCAAAAAACTGGGATCATGATGGTTTGGACATGGTTAATGTCGGTAAGCAGAAGAAAATTAATATCACCGCTCAAGTTTTTTTATCACAACACCCTCCATGGCAAAATTATAGTTGTCGTTTTGATTTGATTTTGGTTACATATATCAGTAGGAAAAATAATTATTTACAAGATACATTTAAAGTTTTAAATCATGATCAAATCATGGATAAAAATCATGTTTTTACCATCAAAAAACATCTGAAAAACATTATTTAA